The Metabacillus schmidteae genome includes a region encoding these proteins:
- a CDS encoding FecCD family ABC transporter permease gives MKKYYKLRIGTDKLSFLIDKKAVTISFILLAVTCIVFLTSTGVGEVFISPLNVLKTLFGYGDDMENLFIYSFRLPRIMIALLVGISLAVAGAILQGLIRNPLASPDIIGITGGGSVGVVLFLMLFSDQNNSLFVSIKWLPVAAFIGATIIGILVYLLSWKNGASSIRLVLIGIGLSMLTQSLTTLFMVKGPIYQAAQANVWITGTVYGATWEQVWILLPVVVILFLISIISIRNVNIQELGDELATGVGSAVQRNRFLLLLLSTALTGSAVAFAGVIGFVGLMAPHIGRRLVGSSFGALLPVSALIGAILVMMADLLGRVLFSPLEVPAGVFTAAIGAPYFIYLLYKTRNN, from the coding sequence ATGAAAAAATATTATAAGCTACGCATTGGTACAGATAAACTGTCCTTTTTAATTGATAAAAAAGCAGTTACTATTTCTTTCATTCTACTTGCAGTTACATGTATTGTATTCTTGACGAGTACGGGAGTGGGTGAAGTTTTTATTAGTCCGCTTAATGTGCTAAAGACATTATTTGGATATGGCGATGACATGGAAAATTTATTTATCTATTCGTTTCGCCTGCCAAGAATTATGATTGCCTTATTAGTAGGAATTAGTTTAGCTGTTGCTGGAGCTATATTACAAGGATTAATTCGGAACCCGTTAGCATCACCTGATATCATAGGAATAACAGGTGGAGGATCTGTTGGTGTTGTCTTATTTCTTATGCTGTTCAGTGATCAAAACAATTCACTGTTTGTAAGTATTAAATGGTTGCCTGTGGCGGCATTCATTGGTGCAACGATTATTGGAATTCTCGTTTATTTGTTATCATGGAAAAATGGAGCATCTTCCATTAGGCTTGTGTTAATTGGGATTGGTTTATCCATGCTCACACAGTCTCTGACAACATTATTTATGGTGAAAGGTCCAATCTACCAGGCAGCACAAGCAAATGTTTGGATTACTGGAACTGTTTACGGGGCAACTTGGGAACAGGTATGGATTTTATTACCTGTTGTTGTCATCTTATTTTTGATTAGCATTATTTCAATTCGAAATGTCAATATACAAGAGCTCGGTGATGAGCTAGCAACGGGAGTAGGAAGTGCCGTTCAACGCAATCGTTTTTTACTCTTACTTTTAAGTACAGCTTTAACAGGTAGTGCTGTCGCTTTTGCAGGAGTTATTGGTTTTGTGGGATTAATGGCACCACATATAGGAAGAAGACTTGTAGGATCTTCATTTGGAGCGCTTTTGCCAGTATCTGCATTAATCGGGGCTATTCTGGTCATGATGGCAGATCTTTTAGGAAGGGTTCTATTCTCCCCTCTAGAGGTGCCGGCAGGAGTATTTACTGCAGCAATTGGAGCCCCATATTTTATTTATTTGTTATATAAAACAAGAAACAACTAA
- a CDS encoding ABC transporter ATP-binding protein, whose protein sequence is MSAIETSALTLSYGDTIIINELDVKIPKGEITVFIGSNGCGKSTLLRSIARLLKPKEGSVLLEGNAIAKLSTKEVAKQLAILPQGPVAPEGLTVLQLVKQGRYPYQSWLKQWSQEDEEAVNSALAATGLQELAERPVDSLSGGQRQRAWIAMTLAQKTDIILLDEPTTYLDMTHQIEILDLLFELNERENRTIVMVLHDLNLACRYAHNLIALKDKKVYAQGKPEEVINCSLMQNVFQMNCDVTVDPIFGTPLCIPHGRGRCILKEVGALNG, encoded by the coding sequence ATGTCAGCAATTGAAACAAGTGCGCTCACACTTTCCTATGGAGATACGATTATAATAAATGAGTTAGATGTGAAAATTCCTAAAGGTGAAATTACTGTTTTTATCGGAAGTAATGGATGTGGAAAATCTACCTTGCTCAGATCTATTGCAAGGCTATTAAAGCCGAAGGAAGGATCTGTTTTATTAGAGGGAAATGCCATTGCGAAATTATCAACAAAAGAAGTAGCCAAGCAGCTTGCGATTCTCCCCCAAGGTCCAGTGGCACCAGAAGGATTAACGGTCCTACAGCTAGTAAAACAAGGGCGCTATCCATATCAAAGCTGGTTGAAGCAATGGTCGCAAGAGGACGAGGAAGCGGTGAATAGTGCTTTAGCAGCAACAGGCTTACAGGAGTTAGCAGAGCGACCAGTTGATTCATTATCAGGAGGTCAAAGACAACGTGCATGGATTGCCATGACATTGGCACAAAAAACAGATATTATTTTGTTGGATGAACCAACAACTTATTTGGATATGACACACCAAATTGAAATTCTTGATTTATTATTTGAATTAAATGAGCGGGAAAATCGAACAATTGTTATGGTGCTACATGATCTAAATTTAGCATGCCGCTACGCTCATAATTTAATTGCATTAAAAGATAAGAAGGTGTATGCACAGGGGAAACCTGAAGAAGTGATTAATTGCAGCTTAATGCAAAATGTATTTCAAATGAACTGTGATGTAACCGTTGATCCAATTTTTGGAACTCCACTCTGTATCCCTCATGGAAGAGGAAGATGTATTCTAAAGGAAGTTGGCGCTTTAAATGGCTGA
- a CDS encoding IucA/IucC family C-terminal-domain containing protein, which translates to MAELTKEEKQILEKYRLCLHEISPNVMVKGSELLKEDQLIRLFNEDLQIKYNTDKHQVLGSMLLKSYAFLGALVLYSMSIFNKGINSSIENLSLYTKEDDPFWLPSFRFTNMEVTTPASNRNEWRDEVLGALFKQNIARMITTISKISRVAKVILWENVAVYIFWMYESTLEDPDLAEETKARIQDDFLYVVFEAAPHLFGVKAKNPLTPFLNEKQNNVRKRSTCCLFYLTSKNNDRCSTCPIECKSPN; encoded by the coding sequence ATGGCTGAATTAACGAAAGAAGAAAAGCAAATATTAGAGAAATATCGATTATGTTTACACGAGATTTCACCAAATGTTATGGTCAAAGGTTCTGAATTATTGAAAGAAGACCAGTTGATAAGATTATTTAATGAAGACCTGCAAATAAAATACAATACAGATAAACATCAGGTCTTAGGTTCGATGCTTCTAAAGAGTTATGCCTTTTTAGGTGCTCTTGTTTTATATAGTATGAGTATATTTAATAAAGGTATAAATAGTTCCATAGAAAACCTTTCTTTATATACAAAGGAAGATGACCCGTTTTGGTTACCGAGTTTCCGTTTTACAAACATGGAAGTCACCACTCCAGCTTCGAATCGAAATGAATGGCGTGATGAGGTATTAGGTGCTCTATTTAAACAGAATATAGCCCGTATGATTACAACCATTTCAAAAATATCTCGTGTTGCTAAGGTTATTTTATGGGAAAATGTAGCTGTTTATATTTTTTGGATGTATGAATCGACATTAGAAGATCCGGACTTAGCAGAAGAAACGAAAGCTAGAATACAAGATGACTTTTTGTATGTTGTATTTGAGGCAGCACCACATCTTTTTGGAGTAAAAGCTAAAAATCCACTTACACCATTCTTAAATGAAAAGCAAAATAATGTACGAAAAAGATCAACTTGTTGTTTGTTTTACCTTACATCCAAAAATAATGATCGATGTAGTACATGTCCGATTGAATGCAAAAGTCCGAATTAG
- a CDS encoding YusU family protein: MDQKLKDQFDGLVEKYSELLVGDSSDEVKEKVKMWALYTHISKSMPPLAKHWNATYPDAKDNLKAIINDIKVLNEKHRESKNQG; the protein is encoded by the coding sequence ATGGATCAAAAGCTAAAAGATCAATTTGATGGGCTCGTTGAGAAGTATAGCGAATTATTAGTAGGAGATTCTTCTGATGAAGTGAAGGAAAAAGTAAAAATGTGGGCACTTTATACTCATATATCGAAATCAATGCCACCGCTTGCTAAGCATTGGAATGCCACATATCCTGATGCAAAGGACAACCTAAAAGCCATTATTAATGATATAAAGGTTTTAAATGAGAAGCACAGAGAATCAAAAAATCAAGGTTAA
- a CDS encoding proline dehydrogenase family protein, with protein MEKLLRNSFMFLSKNKMMTKLAKKYGLRFGAARFVAGNTIDVAKDVIKQLNNKGLDVTLDYLGEFNTDANEAAEAADHCIKAIEVIGRERLKSQISIKLTSMGLDISDDVVLENMRRILAKAKDLRVFITIDMEDYSRCERTLKIYKQLKSEYDNVGTVLQAYLYRTVKDVEDLGAYQANLRLVKGAYKESANVAYPDKKDVDQNFKKIIKMHLLNGHYTAIATHDDQIIEYTKQIVNKYKIPKTQFEFQMLYGIRPEKQLDIVHEGYKMRVYVPYGTDWFGYFMRRLAERPANVAFVLKGLIKR; from the coding sequence ATGGAAAAATTACTGCGGAACTCTTTTATGTTTTTATCCAAAAATAAGATGATGACAAAGCTTGCGAAGAAATATGGCTTGCGTTTTGGAGCGGCAAGGTTTGTTGCAGGAAATACGATAGATGTAGCAAAAGATGTGATTAAACAATTAAATAATAAAGGACTTGACGTAACATTAGATTATTTAGGTGAGTTTAATACAGATGCAAATGAAGCTGCTGAAGCAGCCGATCATTGTATAAAAGCGATTGAGGTAATTGGTAGGGAACGGTTAAAATCTCAAATATCCATCAAATTAACGTCAATGGGGTTAGACATATCAGATGATGTCGTATTAGAAAATATGCGCAGAATCCTGGCAAAGGCAAAAGACCTTCGAGTTTTCATTACGATTGATATGGAAGATTATTCAAGGTGTGAAAGAACATTAAAAATTTATAAACAACTTAAATCTGAGTATGACAATGTAGGAACAGTCCTGCAAGCATACTTATATCGAACGGTAAAAGATGTGGAAGACTTAGGTGCTTATCAAGCAAATTTACGACTTGTTAAAGGGGCTTATAAGGAATCGGCGAATGTTGCATATCCAGATAAAAAAGATGTAGATCAGAATTTTAAAAAGATTATTAAAATGCATTTGCTTAATGGTCATTATACAGCTATTGCCACACATGACGATCAAATCATTGAATATACAAAACAAATTGTGAACAAATATAAGATACCTAAGACTCAATTTGAATTTCAAATGCTTTACGGAATACGACCTGAAAAGCAATTGGATATTGTTCATGAAGGATATAAAATGAGGGTGTATGTTCCCTATGGTACGGATTGGTTCGGATATTTTATGAGAAGATTGGCGGAAAGGCCAGCAAATGTTGCATTTGTTTTAAAAGGATTGATCAAGCGCTAA
- a CDS encoding YuzL family protein, whose product MARLKKSPSKAGVSAASVKGNAGPTNEKAGGGKRTSQNQQYKQHNMGSDDM is encoded by the coding sequence ATGGCAAGATTAAAAAAATCTCCTTCAAAAGCAGGTGTTAGTGCTGCAAGCGTCAAGGGGAATGCGGGTCCTACTAACGAAAAAGCTGGTGGCGGAAAACGCACTAGTCAAAACCAACAGTACAAACAGCATAATATGGGTAGTGACGATATGTAA
- a CDS encoding 3-hydroxyacyl-CoA dehydrogenase/enoyl-CoA hydratase family protein codes for MVHRIKRAAVLGSGVMGSGIAAHLANIGIPVLLLDIVPRELNEDEVKKGLTIEDKAVRNRLGQTAVQKLLKQKPAPLTDKSHLERIEVGNFEDDMHRLGEVDWIIEVVVENLVVKKKIFTLVDQYRKKGSIVSSNTSGISVEAMSEGRSDDFRKHFLGTHFFNPPRYLKLLEVIPTKDTDQEILSFMKAFGENVLGKGVVEAKDTPNFIANRIGTYGLLVTVQEMLKGGYRVGEVDSITGPLIGRPKSATFRTLDVVGLDTFAHVAKNVYEQVDGQEKEIFDIPEFMQKMLDNKWLGSKIGQGFYKKIGKDILELNPETFQYEERKKLLAPSVEQAKQAKGLENKLKALIYAEDRAGALLRGITIPTLIYSAELLGDIADDVTAIDQAMKWGFGWELGPFELWDAIGIEKSVELMEHQGYKVPAWIKEMLGNGYGTFYRKENGVLFYYTDGDYRQVKQNPNVINLKHHKEIHGVIKKNSGASLVDLGDGVALLEFHSPNNAIGLDIIQMINFSIAEVERNFKGLVIGNQGKNFCVGANLGMILMEAQDDNLFEIEMVIRQFQQAMMKIKYSQKPVVAAPFGMTLGGGAEICLPASSIQASSETYMGLVEVGVGLIPGGGGNKELYIKQLNNMPKGVDFDLQSVANKVFETIAMAKVSSSAAEAKRNQFLNKHDHISINSDHLIHDAKQRVISLYDAGYRPPMRKKIPVVGETGYATLLLGAQSMYLSGYISDHDLKIAKKLAFVIAGGKVPFGTEVDEQYLLNLEKEAFLSLVAERKSQARMQHMLVKGKPLRN; via the coding sequence ATGGTCCACCGTATAAAGAGAGCGGCAGTATTAGGCTCTGGGGTAATGGGCTCAGGAATCGCAGCACATTTAGCAAATATCGGCATCCCTGTTTTATTACTAGATATTGTACCTCGTGAATTAAATGAAGATGAGGTAAAAAAAGGTCTAACCATTGAAGATAAGGCAGTTAGAAACCGATTAGGGCAAACAGCTGTACAAAAACTTCTAAAACAAAAACCGGCACCTTTAACAGACAAGAGCCATTTAGAGCGTATTGAGGTAGGTAATTTTGAAGACGACATGCATCGCCTTGGTGAAGTAGATTGGATTATTGAGGTTGTAGTCGAAAATCTTGTTGTAAAGAAGAAGATCTTTACTCTTGTAGATCAATATAGAAAAAAAGGTAGCATCGTTAGTTCAAATACCTCTGGAATTTCTGTAGAGGCCATGTCAGAAGGACGCTCAGATGACTTCCGAAAGCACTTTTTAGGAACGCATTTCTTTAACCCCCCAAGATACTTAAAGCTGTTAGAAGTGATACCAACAAAAGACACCGATCAAGAAATCCTATCATTCATGAAAGCATTTGGAGAGAATGTACTAGGTAAAGGTGTTGTTGAAGCGAAAGATACACCAAACTTTATTGCCAACCGAATCGGTACTTATGGATTATTAGTAACTGTTCAAGAAATGTTAAAGGGCGGTTATCGTGTTGGAGAGGTTGATTCGATTACAGGTCCACTAATTGGAAGACCGAAGAGTGCAACTTTTCGCACACTTGACGTCGTAGGTCTTGATACATTTGCACATGTCGCAAAAAATGTATATGAACAGGTAGATGGACAAGAAAAGGAAATATTTGATATCCCTGAATTTATGCAAAAAATGCTTGATAATAAGTGGCTTGGCAGTAAAATCGGCCAAGGATTTTATAAAAAAATAGGGAAAGACATTCTTGAATTGAATCCTGAAACATTTCAATATGAGGAACGAAAAAAATTACTGGCACCATCGGTTGAACAGGCAAAGCAAGCAAAGGGATTAGAAAATAAATTGAAAGCGCTTATATATGCGGAAGATCGTGCAGGAGCATTACTAAGAGGGATTACAATTCCTACACTTATTTATTCAGCAGAGCTTTTAGGTGATATTGCTGATGATGTTACAGCGATTGACCAGGCAATGAAATGGGGCTTCGGTTGGGAATTAGGCCCGTTTGAATTATGGGATGCTATAGGCATTGAAAAATCAGTAGAACTAATGGAACATCAGGGCTATAAGGTGCCAGCTTGGATTAAGGAAATGCTTGGGAATGGCTATGGTACATTTTATAGAAAAGAAAACGGTGTACTGTTTTATTATACTGATGGTGATTATCGACAAGTAAAGCAAAATCCAAACGTGATAAATCTAAAACATCATAAAGAAATCCATGGAGTAATTAAGAAAAACAGTGGTGCAAGCCTGGTTGACTTAGGAGATGGTGTGGCATTATTAGAGTTTCATTCACCAAATAATGCGATCGGACTTGATATTATTCAGATGATTAATTTTTCAATTGCTGAAGTAGAGAGAAACTTTAAAGGACTTGTGATTGGAAATCAAGGTAAGAACTTTTGTGTCGGCGCCAATCTTGGCATGATTTTAATGGAGGCACAGGACGATAATCTGTTTGAAATTGAAATGGTAATCAGGCAGTTTCAACAAGCGATGATGAAAATCAAATATAGCCAAAAACCGGTTGTTGCAGCACCGTTCGGGATGACATTAGGTGGTGGAGCTGAAATTTGTCTTCCGGCAAGCAGCATCCAAGCTTCAAGTGAAACATATATGGGGTTAGTGGAAGTTGGAGTTGGATTAATTCCTGGCGGAGGAGGAAATAAAGAACTCTATATTAAACAACTAAACAACATGCCAAAAGGTGTGGACTTTGATTTACAATCTGTTGCCAATAAAGTATTTGAAACAATTGCAATGGCAAAAGTATCCTCATCTGCAGCTGAAGCGAAGCGAAACCAATTTTTAAATAAACATGATCATATAAGTATAAACAGTGACCACCTCATTCATGATGCAAAGCAACGTGTCATCTCTCTATATGATGCAGGATATCGACCTCCAATGAGAAAGAAAATTCCCGTTGTAGGTGAAACAGGTTATGCAACGCTATTACTCGGAGCCCAGTCTATGTACCTTTCAGGTTATATATCAGATCATGATTTAAAAATTGCGAAGAAGTTGGCGTTTGTAATAGCAGGAGGAAAAGTTCCATTTGGAACAGAGGTTGATGAGCAATACCTATTAAATTTAGAAAAAGAGGCATTCTTAAGTTTAGTTGCTGAAAGAAAATCTCAAGCAAGAATGCAGCACATGCTCGTAAAAGGAAAGCCGCTTAGAAACTAA
- a CDS encoding acetyl-CoA C-acetyltransferase, which produces MREAVIVAGARTPVGRAKKGTLANMRPDDLGALVVKETLKRAGQYEGNIDDLIIGCAMPEAEQGLNMARNIGALAGLPYAVPAITINRYCSSGLQSIAYGAEKIMLGHSDTTIAGGAESMSLVPMMGHVVRPNAKLAEEAPEYYMGMGHTAEQVATKYGISREEQDAFAVRSHQRAAKAIQEGKFVDEIVPVEVNVRTVGADHKLQESVIHFSQDEGVRANTTSEVLATLKPAFSVKGSVTAGNSSQTSDGAAAVMLMDREKAESHGFEPMAKFRSFAVAGVPPEVMGIGPVAAVPLALKYAGLELSDIGLFELNEAFASQSIQVIRELGLDEEKVNVNGGAIALGHPLGCSGTKLTLSLIHEMKRRNQQFGVVTMCIGGGMGAAGVFELV; this is translated from the coding sequence ATGCGGGAAGCAGTCATTGTAGCTGGTGCTAGAACACCTGTTGGTAGAGCGAAAAAAGGGACGTTAGCTAATATGCGACCGGATGATCTAGGTGCTTTAGTTGTAAAGGAAACGTTAAAAAGAGCTGGTCAATATGAAGGAAATATTGATGATTTAATTATAGGATGTGCTATGCCTGAAGCTGAGCAAGGCTTAAATATGGCGAGAAATATAGGAGCTTTAGCCGGACTTCCTTATGCGGTTCCTGCCATTACAATTAATCGATATTGCTCTTCAGGCCTACAATCAATAGCATATGGTGCAGAAAAGATTATGCTCGGTCATTCGGATACCACTATAGCTGGAGGAGCTGAATCTATGAGCCTTGTGCCAATGATGGGGCATGTGGTTCGACCAAATGCAAAACTAGCTGAAGAAGCACCTGAATACTATATGGGAATGGGGCACACTGCAGAACAAGTAGCAACAAAATATGGGATATCTCGTGAAGAACAAGATGCTTTTGCTGTAAGAAGCCATCAGCGGGCAGCAAAAGCCATTCAAGAAGGAAAATTTGTTGATGAAATTGTCCCTGTGGAAGTTAATGTTCGAACGGTAGGAGCTGATCACAAGCTTCAGGAAAGTGTTATTCATTTTAGTCAAGATGAAGGGGTTCGCGCGAATACAACATCAGAAGTTTTAGCTACCTTAAAGCCGGCCTTTTCTGTAAAAGGATCTGTTACAGCCGGAAATTCATCACAAACAAGTGATGGTGCTGCGGCTGTCATGTTAATGGATCGGGAAAAGGCTGAATCTCATGGATTCGAGCCAATGGCAAAATTTAGATCATTTGCAGTTGCAGGTGTTCCACCTGAGGTAATGGGTATTGGTCCGGTTGCTGCTGTTCCATTGGCACTAAAATATGCAGGGCTTGAGCTTTCGGATATTGGTTTATTTGAGTTAAATGAAGCTTTCGCCTCTCAATCCATTCAGGTTATTCGTGAACTGGGACTTGATGAGGAGAAGGTAAATGTGAATGGTGGAGCGATTGCATTGGGACATCCACTTGGCTGCTCTGGTACGAAGCTCACCCTTTCACTTATTCATGAAATGAAGCGAAGAAATCAGCAATTTGGCGTTGTCACAATGTGTATCGGCGGAGGAATGGGGGCTGCCGGAGTATTTGAATTAGTCTAA
- a CDS encoding acyl-CoA dehydrogenase family protein: MSKATNSVIKGGSFLIEDISYDRMFTPEDFTDEQKLIAKTTEDFTVNEVLPHLDDIENHQFEKSVNLLKQAGELGLLGADVPEEYGGFGLDKISSALITEKISRAGSFSLSFGAHVGIGSLPIVLFGNDQQKKKYLPELATGEKIAAYALTEPSSGSDALGAKTTARLNAEGTHYVLNGEKQWITNSGFADVIIVYAKVDGEHFSAFIVERDFPGVSTGPEEKKMGIKGSSTRTVILEDALVPKENLLGELGKGHVIAFNILNIGRYKLAVGTIGGSKRMVDVAVQYANQRQQFKTPISSFSLIQEKLANMAVKTYAMESSVYRTVGLFEDRMSRLTDEEIKDGKEVAKSIAEYAIECSLNKVFGSETLDYVVDEAVQIHGGYGFMAEYEVERVYRDSRINRIFEGTNEINRLLVPGTYLRKALKGELPLFQKAQSLQEELMMLMPEEVGDGTLEQEKYLLKNAKKIGVLIAGLAAQKYGKELQKEQEVLVNIADIVSNVYAMESAILRTEKAIAKTGEEKNKQKLLYTQVYCQEAFNEIEAHAKESLIAVETGDSLRMMLSALRKFTRYTPINVIGKKREIAATIIDKNAYLA; encoded by the coding sequence ATGTCAAAAGCAACGAATTCAGTGATTAAAGGTGGCAGCTTCTTAATTGAAGATATTTCATATGATCGTATGTTTACTCCAGAGGACTTCACAGATGAACAGAAACTGATTGCAAAAACAACAGAAGATTTCACAGTAAACGAGGTTTTACCACATTTAGATGATATTGAAAACCACCAATTTGAAAAATCAGTAAACCTGTTAAAGCAGGCTGGAGAACTTGGCTTATTAGGGGCAGATGTTCCCGAAGAATACGGTGGATTCGGTTTAGATAAAATAAGCTCTGCTCTTATTACAGAGAAGATTTCAAGAGCAGGAAGCTTCTCCCTTTCCTTTGGTGCACATGTAGGTATTGGTTCATTACCGATCGTTTTATTTGGAAATGATCAGCAAAAAAAGAAGTACCTACCTGAACTTGCAACAGGTGAAAAAATTGCAGCATATGCCCTAACAGAACCTAGTTCAGGATCTGATGCATTAGGAGCAAAAACGACGGCAAGATTAAACGCGGAAGGCACACATTATGTGTTAAATGGTGAAAAGCAATGGATCACAAACTCAGGTTTTGCTGATGTCATTATCGTATATGCGAAAGTCGATGGAGAGCACTTCTCAGCCTTTATCGTTGAAAGAGACTTTCCGGGAGTGTCCACCGGACCTGAAGAAAAGAAAATGGGGATAAAAGGCTCATCAACAAGAACAGTTATTTTAGAGGATGCGCTTGTGCCAAAAGAAAACTTACTAGGAGAGCTGGGGAAAGGGCATGTAATTGCATTTAACATATTAAACATTGGTCGATATAAACTTGCAGTTGGAACAATTGGCGGTTCAAAAAGAATGGTCGATGTTGCTGTTCAATATGCGAATCAACGCCAGCAATTCAAAACACCAATATCAAGCTTCTCCCTTATTCAAGAAAAACTAGCTAATATGGCTGTTAAAACATATGCAATGGAAAGCTCTGTTTACCGCACAGTTGGTCTTTTTGAAGACCGTATGAGCCGCCTGACAGATGAGGAAATTAAGGATGGAAAAGAAGTAGCTAAGTCTATCGCTGAATATGCAATCGAGTGTTCGTTAAATAAAGTATTTGGCTCAGAAACACTTGATTATGTTGTCGATGAAGCGGTACAAATTCATGGTGGATACGGCTTTATGGCGGAATATGAAGTGGAGCGTGTTTACCGGGATTCACGTATAAATCGTATTTTTGAAGGAACAAATGAAATTAACCGTCTTTTAGTACCAGGAACTTATTTACGAAAAGCACTTAAAGGAGAATTACCTTTATTCCAGAAAGCACAAAGCTTACAAGAAGAGTTAATGATGCTAATGCCTGAGGAAGTTGGAGATGGAACACTGGAACAAGAAAAATATCTTTTGAAAAATGCAAAAAAAATAGGCGTATTAATTGCTGGTCTTGCAGCTCAAAAATATGGAAAAGAACTACAAAAGGAACAGGAAGTATTAGTGAATATAGCAGACATAGTGAGCAATGTGTATGCAATGGAATCAGCGATCCTTCGGACAGAAAAGGCGATTGCAAAAACTGGTGAAGAAAAAAATAAGCAAAAGCTTCTTTACACTCAAGTATACTGTCAGGAAGCATTTAATGAAATTGAGGCTCATGCAAAAGAATCACTAATTGCAGTTGAAACAGGTGATTCCTTGCGTATGATGTTATCAGCTTTACGTAAATTCACTAGATACACACCGATTAATGTTATCGGAAAGAAAAGAGAAATCGCAGCAACGATTATTGATAAAAATGCTTATTTAGCATAA
- a CDS encoding arsenate reductase family protein, with product MALDFYWYPKCGTCRKAKKWLEEHNIDFNEIHIVENPPSKEELISIYQKSGVELKKFFNTSGQKYRELGLKDKLTAMSEMDMLDLLSSNGMLVKRPLTVGDQKVTIGFKEEQFAETWGN from the coding sequence ATGGCATTAGATTTTTATTGGTACCCTAAATGCGGGACATGTCGAAAAGCTAAAAAGTGGTTAGAAGAACATAACATTGATTTTAATGAAATACATATTGTGGAAAACCCGCCTTCCAAAGAAGAACTAATAAGTATCTATCAAAAGAGCGGGGTAGAACTTAAGAAATTCTTTAACACAAGTGGTCAGAAATATCGAGAGCTTGGGCTCAAAGATAAATTAACAGCAATGTCAGAAATGGATATGCTTGACCTATTATCATCTAATGGGATGTTAGTGAAACGACCGCTTACAGTTGGAGATCAAAAGGTAACAATAGGTTTTAAGGAAGAACAATTTGCTGAAACTTGGGGGAATTAA
- the gcvH gene encoding glycine cleavage system protein GcvH, whose amino-acid sequence MNTPKELRYSEEHEWVKVEGDKVRIGITDFAQSELGDIVFVELPQVGDDIKADEPFGSVESVKTVSELYAPISGKIVEINEDLDDSPEFVNESPYEKAWMVVIEPSDIADVEKLMTAEQYEEKTNQD is encoded by the coding sequence ATGAACACACCTAAAGAACTTCGTTATTCAGAAGAGCATGAGTGGGTAAAAGTTGAGGGAGATAAAGTTCGAATTGGCATCACTGATTTTGCCCAATCAGAACTAGGTGATATCGTTTTCGTCGAACTGCCACAAGTTGGAGACGATATTAAAGCGGACGAGCCATTTGGAAGTGTTGAATCAGTTAAGACAGTTTCTGAACTTTATGCACCTATCAGTGGTAAGATTGTTGAAATCAATGAAGATCTTGATGATAGCCCTGAGTTTGTAAATGAATCACCATATGAAAAAGCATGGATGGTTGTCATTGAACCTTCAGATATTGCTGATGTTGAAAAGTTAATGACTGCTGAACAGTACGAAGAAAAGACAAATCAAGACTAA
- a CDS encoding YusG family protein has protein sequence MSIQKKRLDITDRVVGKFGDGQLNLYLEKEKIGQMVSENNYDLKAGYEFNDSRFYQIADVVSEPDQKYVDCDDENGWC, from the coding sequence ATGTCTATTCAAAAAAAAAGGTTAGATATAACTGATCGAGTTGTCGGTAAATTTGGTGATGGGCAGTTGAATCTTTATCTGGAAAAAGAAAAAATCGGCCAAATGGTCTCAGAAAATAATTATGATTTGAAAGCAGGTTACGAATTTAATGATAGCCGCTTTTACCAAATTGCAGATGTAGTATCTGAACCAGATCAAAAATATGTCGACTGTGACGATGAAAATGGCTGGTGTTAA